The genomic stretch ATGGACCACCTCAGAGCCTCTCGATGATCGAGTCCAGCGGCATTCTGGACAGCTCCCAGGAGAAATCCTCCAGCTCATCATGCGACAGCTCTGAAATCCTCTCAACAATGCCTCTCCTGACCCTGAAGCTCACACTTCTGCCGTTTGAGTAAAATGTAGCCTCAGGCATGCCATCCTGGACGACAGATATGTTTCCCTTCCCGAGTGTGCATCCGGTGGATATCTGAATGCCATCCGCCATACACGATACAGGGGGTCTGCTACCTGACCGCACGAGAGCGCTGATATCCCTGTGACCATGAGAGCCGAGCTCCCTGAGAGCAGCGAGCCCCATCCTTATGCCAAGAACAAGAAACGGCCCCAGATGGCCGTGAAACTCACTGCCACGCTCTATCATGTTATCAATAGATACATTATCTGGATCTATCATGTGCATCTTCAACACAATCACCTTATTGATCTGACTTGGTATTATCAAAGGCATGAAAATAACTTGAATTGCGATATATAGCTTTTCCAGTAACAATGTTAAGATGCGCACTGCAATATTGTATTACCAGATGGTGGCGCTTACCATCACTCAGGCAGAAGGAAACTGAGGTCGTCTTGGGACTATGCCAGCCACTGGCTGCAATGGGAGCTGTGCCTTCTGGTCAGGATCGCAATGCGGCACATCGGGCAGCTGTCCAGAGGTTTGCTGGCGGTCATGAAGAGACAGAACGTGACGAAAGATATAGTTGTGCTCAGGCATGTTTTCGTCCAGCCATCCTGGTGGGCGCATTCTGAGCTCCTTTTCGCCATGGCCGGAAGCTTAATATCCCGCTCTGCATCGATCTCGGCTTATGATCATCCACTGGGCAGATGTGATTGCAGAGAGGCTCAAGGACGGTGGCCCGCACACACTGGCCACAGGCATAACGCCATCAGGGCCTGTGCATATAGGAAACCTGCGCGAGGTCATGACAGCTGATGCTGTTTACAGAGCTCTTGTAGACAGGGGCGTTGAGGCGAGGCTGATTTACATAGCTGATACATATGATCGCCTGCGGAGGCTCTACCCATTTCTGGACGAGAGCTTCAGGGAGCATGTGGGCAAGCCTTTATCTGAGATCCCATGCCCGGAGGGGTGCTGCAGCAGCTACGCAGAGCACTTCCTGCAGCCGTTCCTCAGATCGATGGATATTCTGGATATAAAGCCTGAGGTCTACAGGGCGGATCAGCTCTACAAAGAGGGCGTTTATCTGGATGCCATAAAGATCGCTCTGAAAAAGAGGGATGAGATCGCAAGGATACTTAAGGAGATCTCCGGCAGGGATGTTGCGCCGACCTGGAGTCCTTTCGATCCAATCTGCAGGGACTGCGGCCGCATGAACACAACAAGGGTGACAGGGTTCGATCCTGATGCGGAGAAGGTGGATTACGTCTGCGAGTGTGGATCATCCGGGAGCGTGAGCATGCGTGGGGGTGGCAAGCTCGTCTGGAGGGTCGACTGGCCTGCACGCTGGCACATCTTCAAGGTGACGGTCGAGCCCTTTGGAAAGGATCATGCGACCGCCGGAGGATCTTATGACACCGGCAAGAGGATCAGCGAGGATGTTTACAGCTACCCTGCCCCGTATCCAATAGTCTACGAGTGGATCCATCTCAAGGGAAAGGGCGCGATGCACAGCTCCACAGGGCTTGTTGTGACTGTCCAGGAGATGCTCGATGTCGTGCCGCCAGAGGTTCTGCGCTACCTCATAATCAGGACGAAGCCGGAGAAGCACATAGAGTTCGATCCTGGACTTCCGCTCCTCACACTTGTGGATGAGTACGATCAGAGGAGGGGCGATGCGAGGGCGCTGGAGCTATCCTCAATAGGACACAGCGAGCCGTTCAACATACCGTTCAGGCACATGGTTACTGCGGTACAAATTGCACGTGATGACGAAGATCTGCTTCTCAAGGTTCTGGAGAGGAGCGGCTACGAGACATCGCGCAGGGATGAGATACTCGCGCGCGCCAGGAACGTGAGGATTTGGCTGGAGAGGTACGCGCCGCCGTTTGTGAAGTTCGAGGTCAAGGAGACCCTCCCCCAGGCGGTCAGAAACATCACCCAGGAGGAGCGCAGGGGTCTTGGATTGCTAGCTGAGCGGATCGATGGAAAGAGCGCGCAGGAGATCCACGACGAGATATATGCAGTGGCAAACGAGCTCAGCCTCGATCCAAAGAAGTTCTTCCAGGCAGTGTACCTCGCGTTTCTCGGTGAGCGTCAGGGGCCGAAGGCCGGCTGGTTCCTCGCGAGCCTGGACAGGGACTTCGTCAAGCAGAGGCTCATCGAGGCATCTCTCGCGTGAGTGAATGACTCTTTGGCTCATCCAGGCTAATTAGCGGAATATTGAGAATGGCGAAAAGGGAAGCTTCAACGGTACCGAAAATCCGGCTCAATCAAGCTTTCCGATAATTCGCGGAGATGAGCCGACTCTTTTTGGAGACGCCTCTCCAAAAAGAGTCACATCGATCTGTTGATGGAGAGCAGCAGAGCGCAAACTCCGGTCTTCATGCCGGAGAGAAGGTCACGCATGACTGGCAATCTCCTGGAAGGACTGGCGGCCACCTGCAGCATAACAGACACATATTCCAGGCATGTTCATCAAAACCGGAACAGTTCTGCAGGGGTGATCTGATGTCAGGGATCGAGGAGGCTATACTGAGGCTTGAGGAGATCGCGGGTCGCCACATATGCGCCACACGAAGGGAGGAGCTGCTGGAGATCATAGAGATTCTGAGGCGCGAGCTTGAAAGGGAGAGGAGATGAGGCTGCGCTTCTCTGCCCCGCGTCCAGCCTCAAAAATCGATGCAGCTCTGAGCAGTGTCAGTTCACTCGCACGCCAGCAGGCTTGCTGAATGAGCGAAGCATCACGGATGCACATCTTCAGCATGAAGAACCTCAGCCCCTTATCTCCCTCAGGCGCCTGATCGTGACCTCAAAGAGGAACAGGACCAGCGCAGCCAGAAGAAGCTGCCAGCTGATGCTCAGCCTCTCCTGGACGAGACGCTCGCTCGCCTTTCTCGCCTCCTCCACTATGCTTCTTCCAGCCTCCTCCTCTGTGAAGATCTTTCCACCCGCTGCCTCTATCATACCTCTCAGCTCAGGATTGAATCCGAAATTCCTGTACTCCAGCGGGTAGTTCACAGCGATCCCGTAGTCGTTAATGTAATACACACCCTCAGACTCCGGGACGATAGTCGCTGTGTACCTGCCAGGAGCGGTGCTCTCGATCCTCGCCCCCTCCCCGATCTCCGGCGGGCTCTCGCTTGAGACGTATATCTCCAGAGGGCTCCCGGCCCATCCGTCTCCAGCCTCAACCCGCTCCTTCTCCGGCCTGGGATCTCCAACAGCCCAGTTCACAATGGAGGATATGAGCATTGAATTCTCCGCAGCATAAAGCGACTGCGCCCAGGCATTGCCATCGTCTGTGGCCAGGGAGACGCTCCTTCCGAGGCCGTAGCGCATCGCTGTAACTATCGGCTTTCCATCTGTCAGCGCCACGAGCCTCTGGGCGCCTGGCTTCGGGGTGACGTCGTTGAAGCCGCTGATCGTAGCATTGATCTCAATCTCCTCTGTTATGTAGTGGTTCTGGTCCGTCACCACAAGCGTGTATCCGGAGACGTTCTCCGCGACCTCATGCTCCCCTTCAATCTCAGGAGTTCTCACCGTGAGAGAGCTCGGATACACTGCGGGACGGAACGTGGCGCCCGTGAGCGAGGCCATCTCCTGGAACCTGCCTGCAGACCCCGCATAGCTCTGGACCTGTATCAGGGTTACAGTCGCGTTCATCTTCCTCATAATATCCACAGAGTTGAGGAATACCTGATCGCCCTTTACCTTGTCAGGCTCTATTCTGCCATCTGAGATGATCACAAGATCAGCCTCGGCCCTGCTCTCGTTGATGATCTTCCATGCCAGGCGGAGCCCCTCATCCAGGTTCGTCTCGTCCTTACCGAGCGGCGTCTGGAGGCTCTTTATGCTCTCCTCTATGACGCCCCTGTTCCTGATCGGCACCGGCTGCGATACCACGTAGGGCTTCGTGCCGAAGACCACAATACCGACCCTGGCATCCCTGAGCTCCGGAGATCTCAGTAGCTCTATCGCGAGTGACTTCTCGTAATCGAGATATGTCGTGCTCTCCCCGATCCTCATCGGCGCCATGGTGCTTCCGGAGATGTCTATGACCATGATCAGAACCTTCCCGCCCTCGAAGATGCTCGGGGATGAGATGACGGGGAGAGCTCTCTCAAGCTCTGTGCCGTGATAGCCGCCCAGCTCATATGCATCCGGGCCTCCTATGACAACCAGTCCGCCG from Methanothrix sp. encodes the following:
- a CDS encoding formylmethanofuran dehydrogenase subunit E family protein, giving the protein MIIPSQINKVIVLKMHMIDPDNVSIDNMIERGSEFHGHLGPFLVLGIRMGLAALRELGSHGHRDISALVRSGSRPPVSCMADGIQISTGCTLGKGNISVVQDGMPEATFYSNGRSVSFRVRRGIVERISELSHDELEDFSWELSRMPLDSIIERL
- the lysS gene encoding lysine--tRNA ligase gives rise to the protein MIIHWADVIAERLKDGGPHTLATGITPSGPVHIGNLREVMTADAVYRALVDRGVEARLIYIADTYDRLRRLYPFLDESFREHVGKPLSEIPCPEGCCSSYAEHFLQPFLRSMDILDIKPEVYRADQLYKEGVYLDAIKIALKKRDEIARILKEISGRDVAPTWSPFDPICRDCGRMNTTRVTGFDPDAEKVDYVCECGSSGSVSMRGGGKLVWRVDWPARWHIFKVTVEPFGKDHATAGGSYDTGKRISEDVYSYPAPYPIVYEWIHLKGKGAMHSSTGLVVTVQEMLDVVPPEVLRYLIIRTKPEKHIEFDPGLPLLTLVDEYDQRRGDARALELSSIGHSEPFNIPFRHMVTAVQIARDDEDLLLKVLERSGYETSRRDEILARARNVRIWLERYAPPFVKFEVKETLPQAVRNITQEERRGLGLLAERIDGKSAQEIHDEIYAVANELSLDPKKFFQAVYLAFLGERQGPKAGWFLASLDRDFVKQRLIEASLA
- a CDS encoding VWA domain-containing protein, yielding MYLQRPELLWLVPLVLAAGILYTKRTQRRLLVLTRSLVVCLIVIALANPYTVTTHTKDVSRPRILILSDQTVSMEIFDMNVAERLSERIPDSQLRYFSGESTPLGDRIIQYMPQADSILLVSDGYSNSGRPLRDALLLARSSNVSVFAIEMNTQEKEAGVEISGSNIAVLDGDYPFKIIVRKSGSVSGDAVVYADDLEIFRGSLESINDSLRMSHRFRSTGTHLLRAEIHPDEDHFERNNMYTKAVYVVPKPRVLLLGRPSPLMDVLRDLVDLSTADSLPQSLSGYKAVILDNIKYDPDLDRLRSYVASGGGLVVIGGPDAYELGGYHGTELERALPVISSPSIFEGGKVLIMVIDISGSTMAPMRIGESTTYLDYEKSLAIELLRSPELRDARVGIVVFGTKPYVVSQPVPIRNRGVIEESIKSLQTPLGKDETNLDEGLRLAWKIINESRAEADLVIISDGRIEPDKVKGDQVFLNSVDIMRKMNATVTLIQVQSYAGSAGRFQEMASLTGATFRPAVYPSSLTVRTPEIEGEHEVAENVSGYTLVVTDQNHYITEEIEINATISGFNDVTPKPGAQRLVALTDGKPIVTAMRYGLGRSVSLATDDGNAWAQSLYAAENSMLISSIVNWAVGDPRPEKERVEAGDGWAGSPLEIYVSSESPPEIGEGARIESTAPGRYTATIVPESEGVYYINDYGIAVNYPLEYRNFGFNPELRGMIEAAGGKIFTEEEAGRSIVEEARKASERLVQERLSISWQLLLAALVLFLFEVTIRRLREIRG